A single region of the Massilia sp. erpn genome encodes:
- a CDS encoding 1-acyl-sn-glycerol-3-phosphate acyltransferase, protein MFERLGRCWRVFATGLSFALFGIGGLLLRVVVFPVLQLLVRDPARRVALSRGVIRASFRVYVEMMQALGVLRYELSGMEKLERGGLLILANHPTLIDTVFLMAFVKDADCIVKADLWNNPFMRGPILAAGYIANHGGVELVDDCIASLERGNNLIIFPEGTRTGRDGVISMKRGAANIAVRGARDITPVVIGCQPATLGKGEKWWKVPPRVVRFRIEVQEDLPIGSFIGNGASEVLAARQLTEYLQHYFTGKSQGHV, encoded by the coding sequence ATGTTTGAGCGCCTGGGGCGCTGCTGGCGTGTATTCGCCACCGGCCTGAGTTTTGCACTGTTCGGCATTGGCGGCCTGCTGCTGCGGGTGGTGGTTTTCCCCGTGCTGCAATTGCTGGTGCGCGATCCGGCGCGGCGCGTGGCGCTGTCGCGCGGCGTGATACGCGCCAGCTTCCGCGTGTATGTGGAGATGATGCAGGCGCTGGGCGTGCTGCGCTACGAGCTGTCCGGCATGGAGAAGCTGGAGCGCGGCGGCCTGCTGATCCTGGCGAACCATCCGACCCTGATCGATACGGTGTTCCTGATGGCCTTCGTCAAGGATGCCGACTGCATCGTCAAAGCCGATTTATGGAACAACCCCTTCATGCGGGGGCCGATCCTGGCGGCCGGCTATATCGCCAACCATGGCGGGGTCGAGCTGGTGGACGACTGCATCGCTTCGCTGGAGCGGGGCAATAACCTGATCATCTTCCCGGAAGGCACGCGCACCGGGCGGGATGGCGTGATCAGCATGAAACGTGGCGCGGCCAATATCGCCGTGCGCGGCGCGCGCGACATCACGCCGGTGGTGATCGGCTGCCAGCCGGCCACGCTGGGCAAGGGCGAAAAATGGTGGAAGGTGCCGCCGCGCGTGGTGCGCTTCCGCATCGAAGTACAGGAAGACCTGCCGATCGGGAGCTTTATCGGCAATGGTGCGAGCGAGGTATTGGCGGCGCGCCAGCTCACAGAATATTTGCAACATTATTTTACGGGGAAGTCTCAAGGCCATGTTTGA
- a CDS encoding phosphopantetheine-binding protein, translating into MFEQEVKELIIEVLQLEDIAPDDIDNEAPLFVEGLGLDSIDALELGVALQKRYGISLSADSADTRRHFASVRALAALVESQGKK; encoded by the coding sequence ATGTTTGAACAGGAAGTCAAGGAACTGATTATTGAAGTGCTTCAGCTGGAGGATATCGCGCCTGACGATATCGACAACGAAGCTCCGCTGTTTGTTGAAGGCCTTGGCCTGGATTCCATCGATGCGCTGGAACTGGGCGTGGCGCTGCAAAAGCGCTACGGGATTTCTTTGTCGGCCGATTCGGCCGATACGCGTCGTCACTTTGCATCGGTGCGCGCACTGGCAGCCCTGGTTGAAAGCCAGGGTAAGAAGTAA
- a CDS encoding acyl carrier protein: MVDLNQMSRDEMQQWVVKLLAEMFELDAAELKPESNLYADLDIDSIDAVDLAVQLKQLTGKRLQPEVFKTIRTINDVVDALSGLAVAEQTA, translated from the coding sequence ATGGTAGATCTGAACCAAATGAGCCGCGACGAGATGCAGCAATGGGTCGTCAAGCTGCTGGCTGAAATGTTTGAACTGGATGCGGCGGAACTGAAGCCGGAATCGAATCTGTATGCGGACCTGGACATCGACAGCATCGACGCCGTCGATCTGGCCGTGCAGCTGAAACAGCTGACCGGCAAGCGCCTGCAGCCGGAAGTGTTCAAGACCATCCGCACCATCAACGACGTGGTGGATGCGCTGAGCGGCCTGGCCGTGGCCGAACAGACGGCCTGA
- a CDS encoding AMP-binding protein translates to MMPDSLSSLVPALLQRDPAACVGWRADQPLSNAWLLARVRAWGALLAGQPGRDYALYLDDSLEFGAALLGAWQAGKTVWLTADTLDASCAALRDKVDGFLGQFPPQWQPLAAPDDAAPEAAAVPPLRALDDDFAALVVHTSGSTGAAQAVPKRLSQLASEVAVLEQMFGGRLGDAAIVATVSHQHIYGLLFKVLWPLCAARPLQALSVQYPEELAQALALRPSVLVSSPAHLKRLPAHLDWMAAADRLRAVFSSGGPLPEEAALASGAMLGQVPHEIYGSSETGGVAWRQRVAGVAASMCWQAFPNVEWRIAADAEQGEGALEVRSPHLPDTDWLALADRARPAGLQAFELLGRADRIVKVEEKRVSLDALEAVLQACGLSEQVRIVPDDGARVRLAAFVVLNQEGRTQLAAQGKAALNQRLRAALAPVAEAVALPRRWRYLDSLPLNAQGKTTRAALLALLDEEPAALEQRPRQPHWRELERGEERLLLELSVPPDLLYFEGHFPGSPILPGVAQLDWAIDQARQAFDLPPVFREVAVLKFQQVIVPGATVQLELLHDRAKASVQFRYLSAAGQHASGRLLFSAP, encoded by the coding sequence ATGATGCCTGATTCACTGTCCAGTCTTGTCCCCGCGCTGCTCCAGCGCGACCCTGCCGCCTGCGTTGGCTGGCGCGCGGACCAGCCTCTGTCCAACGCCTGGCTGCTGGCGCGCGTGCGCGCCTGGGGCGCCTTGCTGGCCGGGCAGCCGGGCCGCGATTACGCCCTGTATCTGGACGACAGCCTGGAATTCGGCGCGGCCCTGCTGGGTGCCTGGCAGGCCGGCAAGACCGTGTGGCTGACGGCCGATACACTGGATGCCAGTTGCGCCGCGCTGCGGGACAAGGTCGATGGTTTCCTCGGCCAGTTCCCGCCGCAATGGCAGCCGCTGGCGGCGCCGGACGATGCCGCGCCGGAAGCCGCCGCCGTGCCGCCGCTGCGCGCGCTCGACGACGATTTCGCAGCGCTGGTGGTGCACACCTCGGGCAGCACCGGCGCGGCGCAGGCCGTGCCCAAGCGCCTGTCGCAGCTGGCCAGCGAAGTGGCGGTGCTCGAGCAGATGTTTGGCGGCCGTCTGGGCGATGCCGCCATCGTGGCGACCGTCTCGCACCAGCATATCTACGGCCTGCTGTTCAAGGTGCTGTGGCCTTTGTGCGCGGCGCGGCCGCTGCAGGCGCTGAGCGTGCAGTATCCCGAGGAACTGGCGCAGGCGCTGGCGCTGCGACCATCGGTGCTGGTCAGCAGCCCGGCGCATTTGAAGCGCCTGCCCGCGCATCTGGATTGGATGGCGGCGGCGGACCGGCTGCGCGCTGTGTTCTCGTCCGGTGGCCCGCTGCCGGAAGAGGCGGCACTGGCGTCCGGCGCCATGCTGGGCCAGGTGCCGCACGAAATTTACGGCAGCAGCGAAACCGGCGGCGTGGCCTGGCGCCAGCGCGTGGCAGGCGTCGCGGCGTCGATGTGCTGGCAGGCTTTCCCCAACGTCGAGTGGCGCATCGCCGCCGATGCTGAACAGGGCGAAGGCGCGCTCGAAGTGCGCTCGCCCCACCTGCCGGATACGGACTGGCTGGCACTGGCCGATCGCGCCCGCCCGGCCGGCCTCCAGGCATTCGAGCTGCTGGGCCGGGCCGACCGTATCGTCAAGGTGGAAGAAAAGCGCGTTTCGCTCGATGCGCTGGAGGCGGTGCTGCAAGCGTGCGGCCTGTCCGAGCAGGTGCGCATCGTGCCGGACGATGGCGCGCGCGTTCGCCTGGCAGCTTTCGTGGTGCTGAACCAGGAGGGCCGGACGCAGTTGGCGGCGCAGGGCAAGGCGGCGCTGAACCAGCGCCTGCGCGCTGCACTGGCCCCGGTGGCCGAAGCCGTGGCGCTGCCGCGCCGCTGGCGCTATCTGGACAGTCTGCCCCTCAACGCCCAGGGCAAGACCACGCGTGCCGCCTTGCTGGCACTGCTGGACGAGGAGCCGGCCGCGCTGGAGCAGCGCCCGCGCCAGCCGCATTGGCGCGAGCTGGAACGCGGCGAGGAGCGCCTGCTGCTGGAGCTGAGCGTGCCGCCCGATCTGCTGTACTTTGAAGGCCACTTCCCCGGTTCGCCGATCCTGCCCGGCGTGGCCCAGCTGGATTGGGCCATCGACCAGGCGCGCCAGGCCTTCGACCTGCCGCCCGTATTCCGCGAAGTCGCGGTCCTGAAATTCCAGCAAGTGATTGTGCCCGGCGCTACCGTGCAGCTGGAGCTACTGCACGACCGCGCCAAGGCCAGCGTGCAATTCCGTTATCTCTCTGCGGCCGGCCAGCATGCCAGCGGCCGCCTGCTGTTCTCCGCACCCTGA
- a CDS encoding class I SAM-dependent methyltransferase — protein MQDKSFSPPRQTAFAARYEAQKIAFGPVVFQCIRYAWKRGMLQALADAGATGMSVTELATGGQWSEYALKLVLETCLSAGAVQLQGGRYVLDKVGYCVLTDKITQINLDFNHDVCYLGLYDLDKSLDQEKPLGLKALGDWPTLYEGMSQLPEPAKSSWFAFDHHYSDTSFPQILPDVFATGPRRVMDIGANTGKFTLAALGYSAEAELHLVDLPRQLAVAEQNLQAAGLRERAHLHAVDLLDADKPLPAGMDLIWMSQFLSCFSEAAIATILQRAAAALAPGGQVLIMDTFWDRQQYDIASYCLINTSPYFTAMASGNSKIYESTDYIRLAEAAGLRLLTARDGIGYCHSLLRFAHAGAAGV, from the coding sequence ATGCAAGACAAGTCCTTCTCTCCGCCCCGCCAAACCGCTTTCGCTGCCCGTTACGAAGCGCAGAAGATCGCCTTCGGCCCCGTGGTCTTCCAGTGCATCCGCTATGCCTGGAAGCGCGGCATGCTGCAAGCGCTGGCCGATGCCGGTGCCACCGGCATGAGCGTGACGGAGCTGGCGACCGGCGGCCAGTGGAGCGAGTACGCGCTGAAGCTGGTGCTGGAAACCTGCCTCTCGGCCGGCGCCGTGCAGCTGCAGGGCGGCCGCTATGTGCTCGACAAGGTGGGCTACTGCGTCCTGACCGACAAGATCACCCAGATCAACCTGGACTTCAACCACGACGTCTGCTACCTCGGCCTGTACGACCTGGATAAATCGCTGGACCAGGAAAAACCGCTGGGCCTGAAGGCGCTGGGCGACTGGCCCACGCTGTACGAAGGCATGTCGCAGTTGCCGGAGCCGGCCAAGAGCAGCTGGTTCGCTTTCGACCACCACTATTCCGACACGTCCTTCCCGCAGATTTTGCCGGACGTCTTTGCCACCGGACCGCGCCGCGTGATGGATATCGGCGCCAATACCGGAAAATTCACGCTGGCCGCGCTGGGCTATAGCGCCGAGGCGGAACTGCATCTGGTGGACTTGCCGCGCCAACTGGCCGTGGCCGAGCAGAACCTGCAGGCGGCCGGCTTGCGCGAACGCGCCCACCTGCACGCCGTCGATCTGCTCGACGCGGACAAGCCGCTGCCGGCCGGCATGGACCTGATCTGGATGAGCCAATTCCTCAGCTGTTTCAGCGAGGCGGCCATCGCCACCATCCTGCAGCGCGCCGCGGCCGCGCTGGCGCCGGGCGGACAAGTGCTGATCATGGACACCTTCTGGGATCGCCAGCAGTACGATATCGCGTCCTACTGCCTGATCAACACCTCGCCGTATTTCACGGCCATGGCCAGCGGCAACAGCAAGATCTACGAGAGTACTGACTACATCCGCCTGGCCGAAGCGGCGGGCCTGCGCCTGCTGACCGCGCGCGATGGCATCGGCTACTGCCATTCCCTGCTGCGCTTCGCCCATGCTGGAGCGGCTGGTGTATAA
- a CDS encoding glycosyltransferase family 2 protein yields MLERLVYKPCIVIPVYNHEHAIGGVLAGLLPHGLHCILVDDGSSPACAAVLRALAQRHDEHLTLVTHEVNQGKGGAVMSGFRRAAQLGFSHALQVDADGQHNLDDVARFLEQGRQHPDTLIVGCPIYDDSVPKGRLYGRYATHVWVWINTLSLDIRDSMCGFRVYPLAPVLALLERRALGRRMNFDIEILVRLYWDGVPVLNLPTRVAYPADGVSHFQAWRDNVLISRLHATLFFGMLPRAPRLLARKWLRP; encoded by the coding sequence ATGCTGGAGCGGCTGGTGTATAAACCCTGCATCGTCATCCCCGTCTACAACCACGAGCATGCCATTGGCGGCGTGCTGGCGGGGCTGCTGCCGCATGGCTTGCACTGCATCCTGGTGGACGATGGCAGTTCGCCCGCCTGCGCCGCCGTGCTGCGCGCACTGGCGCAGCGCCATGATGAGCATCTGACCCTGGTCACGCATGAGGTGAACCAGGGCAAGGGCGGGGCGGTGATGAGCGGCTTCCGCCGCGCCGCCCAGCTGGGCTTCAGCCACGCCTTGCAGGTGGATGCCGACGGCCAGCACAATCTGGACGATGTGGCGCGCTTCCTTGAGCAGGGCCGCCAGCATCCAGACACTCTGATCGTGGGCTGCCCGATCTATGACGATTCCGTGCCCAAGGGCCGGCTGTACGGCCGCTACGCCACCCACGTCTGGGTCTGGATCAATACCCTGTCGCTGGATATCCGCGACTCCATGTGCGGCTTCCGCGTCTATCCGCTGGCGCCGGTGCTGGCCCTGCTGGAGCGGCGCGCCCTTGGCCGCCGCATGAACTTCGATATCGAGATCCTGGTGCGCCTGTACTGGGATGGTGTGCCGGTGCTGAACCTGCCGACGCGCGTGGCCTATCCGGCCGACGGCGTCTCGCACTTCCAGGCTTGGCGCGACAATGTGCTGATCTCGCGCCTGCACGCCACGCTGTTCTTCGGCATGCTGCCGCGCGCGCCGCGCCTGCTGGCCAGAAAGTGGCTGCGGCCATGA
- a CDS encoding acyltransferase, translated as MNAAPRHWAAINEVSFVAGMRLLFWVFRVAGRWPFRVLLYPVLGWYLLAMPRARRVSSAYLKRVAAYAPVPRLGVLRHFAAFAESILDKMLLWGGLFDTSRVKLVGVEAVNAMLARGQGGLLVCSHFGNLELCRVLSLQRPDVKLTVLVHTRHAQAFNSMLGRLNPASQLNMMQVTDMSAATAMLLAERVGRGELVVIAGDRVPVSGQPRVTAAEFLGAPAPFPIGPYVLAGVLQCPVYMLFTLQRGDQAELHFELLRESLRLPRQGRDVALAAVAAEYAARLQHFCVQAPLQWFNFYDFWQFPELEQTDAPG; from the coding sequence ATGAATGCCGCGCCGCGCCACTGGGCCGCCATCAACGAAGTGAGCTTCGTGGCCGGCATGCGCCTGCTGTTCTGGGTGTTCCGGGTGGCGGGGCGCTGGCCTTTCCGCGTGCTGCTGTATCCGGTGCTGGGCTGGTATCTGCTGGCCATGCCGCGCGCGCGGCGCGTTTCTTCCGCTTATCTGAAGCGGGTTGCGGCGTATGCGCCGGTGCCGCGCCTGGGCGTGCTGCGCCACTTCGCGGCTTTTGCCGAGAGTATTCTGGACAAGATGCTGCTGTGGGGCGGCCTGTTCGACACCAGCCGCGTCAAGCTGGTGGGCGTGGAAGCGGTCAACGCCATGCTGGCGCGCGGCCAGGGCGGGCTGCTGGTGTGCTCCCACTTCGGCAATCTGGAACTGTGCCGCGTGCTTTCGCTGCAAAGGCCGGACGTGAAGCTGACGGTGCTGGTGCATACGCGCCATGCGCAAGCTTTCAACAGCATGCTGGGCCGCCTGAATCCGGCCAGCCAGCTGAATATGATGCAGGTGACCGATATGTCGGCCGCCACCGCCATGCTGCTGGCCGAGCGGGTAGGGCGGGGCGAGCTGGTGGTGATCGCGGGCGACCGCGTACCGGTGTCGGGCCAGCCGCGCGTGACGGCGGCCGAATTTCTGGGCGCGCCCGCGCCTTTCCCCATCGGACCTTATGTGCTGGCCGGCGTGCTGCAATGTCCGGTGTATATGCTGTTTACCCTGCAGCGCGGCGATCAGGCCGAGTTGCATTTTGAGCTGCTGCGCGAGTCGCTGCGCCTGCCGCGCCAAGGCCGCGATGTGGCGCTGGCCGCCGTGGCGGCGGAATACGCGGCGCGCCTGCAGCACTTCTGCGTGCAGGCACCGCTGCAGTGGTTCAATTTTTACGATTTCTGGCAATTTCCCGAACTGGAACAAACCGATGCACCTGGCTGA
- the hutH gene encoding histidine ammonia-lyase, translated as MHLADLKHTRRTVRFDQSRLTIEDVVDIAQGRADAALSDDPAFRAMIARGADFLDRLLREDGTIYGVTTGYGDSCTVTVPPELVADLPHHLYTYHGCGLGEHFSPPQTRAIMAARLASLSKGYSGVSVALLEQIARLLDAGLLPLIPSEGSVGASGDLTPLSYLAAVLCGEREVWRDGVQVPAAQALQEAGIAPLRLRPKEGLAIMNGTAVMTALACLAYDRASYLSRLTTRITAMASFALDGNAHHFDEVLFSVKPHAGMQQVAAWLRSDLPTTQWERNGKRLQDRYSIRCAPHVIGVLSDALPFFRSAIENELNSANDNPIIDGEGERVLHGGHFYGGHIAFAMDGMKNAVANLADLLDRQMALLVDSRYNHGLPANLSGATGVRAAINHGLKALQISSSAWTAEALKLTMPASVFSRSTECHNQDKVSMGTIAARDCLRVLELVEQVAAALLITVRQGVWLRLRHNPEAALHPQLARMQELLAADIAAVEEDRRLDPELRVLLARIRNQEWELYA; from the coding sequence ATGCACCTGGCTGACCTGAAACATACGCGGCGCACCGTGCGCTTTGACCAATCGCGTCTGACGATCGAAGATGTGGTCGATATCGCCCAGGGCCGCGCCGACGCCGCCCTGTCCGACGATCCGGCCTTCCGCGCCATGATCGCGCGCGGCGCCGATTTCCTCGACCGCCTGCTGCGCGAAGACGGCACCATCTACGGCGTGACCACCGGCTATGGCGACTCCTGCACCGTGACCGTGCCGCCCGAGCTGGTGGCCGACCTGCCGCACCATCTCTACACTTACCACGGCTGTGGCCTGGGCGAGCATTTCTCGCCGCCGCAAACGCGCGCCATCATGGCGGCGCGCCTGGCTTCCCTGAGCAAGGGCTATTCCGGCGTCAGCGTGGCCTTGCTGGAACAAATCGCGCGCCTGCTGGACGCCGGCCTGCTGCCGCTGATTCCATCGGAAGGCTCGGTCGGCGCCAGCGGCGACCTGACGCCGCTGTCCTATCTGGCGGCCGTGCTGTGCGGCGAGCGCGAAGTGTGGCGCGACGGCGTGCAGGTGCCGGCGGCGCAAGCCTTGCAGGAAGCGGGCATCGCGCCGCTGCGCCTGCGTCCGAAAGAAGGCCTGGCCATCATGAACGGCACCGCCGTGATGACGGCGCTGGCCTGCCTGGCCTATGACCGCGCCAGCTATCTGTCCCGCCTGACCACCCGCATCACCGCCATGGCCTCCTTCGCCCTGGACGGCAACGCTCACCATTTCGACGAAGTGCTGTTCTCGGTCAAGCCGCATGCGGGCATGCAGCAGGTGGCGGCCTGGCTGCGCAGCGACCTGCCCACGACGCAGTGGGAGCGCAACGGCAAGCGCCTGCAGGACCGCTACTCGATCCGCTGCGCGCCGCACGTGATCGGCGTTTTGAGCGATGCATTGCCCTTCTTCCGCAGCGCCATCGAGAATGAACTGAACAGCGCCAACGACAATCCCATCATCGACGGCGAGGGCGAGCGCGTGCTGCACGGCGGCCATTTCTACGGCGGCCATATCGCTTTCGCCATGGACGGCATGAAGAACGCCGTCGCCAATCTGGCCGACCTGCTGGACCGCCAGATGGCGCTGCTGGTCGACAGCCGCTACAACCACGGTCTGCCGGCCAATCTGTCGGGCGCCACCGGCGTGCGCGCCGCCATCAACCACGGCCTGAAGGCGCTGCAGATCAGCTCCTCGGCCTGGACCGCCGAAGCGCTCAAGTTGACCATGCCGGCCTCGGTCTTCTCGCGCTCGACCGAATGCCACAACCAGGACAAGGTCAGCATGGGCACCATCGCCGCGCGCGATTGCCTGCGCGTGCTGGAACTGGTGGAGCAGGTGGCCGCTGCCTTGCTGATTACCGTGCGCCAGGGCGTGTGGCTGCGCCTGCGCCACAACCCGGAAGCGGCGCTGCATCCGCAACTGGCGCGGATGCAGGAGTTGCTGGCGGCCGATATCGCCGCCGTCGAGGAAGACCGCCGTCTGGACCCGGAACTGCGCGTGCTGCTGGCGCGCATCCGCAATCAGGAGTGGGAGCTGTATGCGTAA
- a CDS encoding thioesterase family protein codes for MRKSPAASRWSAEIEMQVQFFDLDPMEIVWHGRYVKYLEMARCALLDKIGYNYVEMKASGYAWPIIDMHLRYAAPATFGQVLKLRADIVEWENRLKIEYVISDAASGKRINRASTTQVAVDIATGEMCFVSPPVLFEKLGVQAP; via the coding sequence ATGCGTAAATCGCCCGCCGCCAGCCGCTGGTCGGCCGAAATCGAAATGCAGGTCCAGTTCTTCGACCTGGACCCGATGGAAATTGTCTGGCATGGCCGCTATGTCAAATATCTGGAGATGGCGCGCTGCGCCCTGCTCGACAAGATCGGCTACAACTATGTGGAGATGAAAGCTTCCGGCTACGCCTGGCCCATCATCGACATGCACCTGCGCTATGCCGCGCCGGCCACCTTCGGCCAGGTGCTCAAGCTGCGCGCCGATATCGTGGAATGGGAAAACCGTCTGAAGATCGAGTATGTGATCAGTGACGCCGCCAGCGGCAAGCGCATCAACCGCGCCAGCACCACGCAGGTGGCGGTGGATATCGCCACGGGCGAGATGTGCTTTGTCTCGCCGCCCGTGCTGTTCGAGAAACTGGGAGTGCAAGCGCCATGA
- a CDS encoding outer membrane lipoprotein carrier protein LolA, whose protein sequence is MKKIVLSAVLLAASALAQAAAPVAKIQAMLAKPEVLCGRFDQTKHLAGMKKPLASNGRFCVVAGKGILWRTLKPFPNTLRLTRDEIVHFQGERVAMRLEAKNEPVVRMINSVLFSLLGGDLAQLDKLFEVDGTADAASWQVALKAREPGLAKAIGAISLEGGAYVKNIVMNEASGDKTVIVFSAMQTGAAALTAEEAALF, encoded by the coding sequence ATGAAGAAAATCGTATTGAGCGCCGTGCTGCTGGCTGCCAGCGCGCTGGCGCAGGCCGCCGCGCCGGTGGCGAAGATCCAGGCCATGCTGGCAAAGCCGGAGGTGCTGTGCGGCCGCTTCGACCAGACCAAGCATCTGGCCGGCATGAAAAAGCCGCTGGCCTCGAATGGCCGCTTCTGTGTGGTGGCCGGCAAGGGCATCCTGTGGCGCACGCTGAAACCTTTCCCGAATACGCTGCGCCTGACGCGCGACGAGATCGTCCACTTCCAGGGCGAGCGCGTGGCCATGCGGCTGGAGGCGAAGAACGAGCCGGTGGTACGCATGATTAACAGCGTGCTGTTCTCGCTGCTGGGGGGCGATCTGGCCCAGCTGGACAAACTGTTTGAAGTTGATGGCACGGCCGATGCGGCCAGCTGGCAGGTGGCGCTCAAGGCGCGCGAGCCGGGCCTGGCCAAGGCCATTGGCGCCATCAGCCTGGAAGGCGGCGCTTACGTGAAAAACATCGTCATGAATGAAGCCAGCGGCGACAAGACGGTGATCGTCTTCTCTGCCATGCAGACCGGCGCGGCGGCCCTGACGGCGGAAGAGGCGGCGCTATTTTGA